The Kineococcus radiotolerans SRS30216 = ATCC BAA-149 genomic interval GCGAATCGTCGGCAAAGCCTTGGCCGGCGGTCGCCGGGAGAACGTCGTCCTGGCCACCAAGTTCCACAACGCGATGGGGCAGGACCGCAACCAGCGGGGAAACTCCCGCCGCTGGATCATGACGGCGGTAGAAGATTCCTTGCGTCGCCTGGGCACCGACTGGATCGACCTCTACCAGGTGCACCGCCCCAGCACCGAGGTCGACGTCGAGGAGACCCTCGCCGCCTTGAGCGACCTGGTCCACCAGGGCAAGGTGCGATACGTCGGATCCACCACCTTCCCCGCCAGCCAGATCGTCGAGGCGCAGTGGGTGGCCAGAGACCGGCACCTGCAGCGGTTCGTGACTGAGCAGCCGTCCTACTCCCTGCTGACCCGCGGCGCAGAGAACGACGTTCTGCCCACCGCCGCCCGCCACGGTATGGGCGTCATGACCTACAGCCCTCTAGCAGGAGGGTGGTTGTCGGGGCGCTGGCGCAGGGATGCCGCTGACTTGGCGCCTACGGCCCCGGCGCGGCAACGGCTGCGGGAACGCTTCGACCTCGCGCTGCCGCAGAACCAGCGCAAGCTCGAGGCCGCTGACGCTCTGGGAGGGTTGGCTGATCAGGCCGGCCTGAGCCTGATCCAGATGGCCATCGCCTTCGTGATCAACCACCCGGCGGTGACCTCGGTGATCATCGGACCGCGTACCCTTGAGCAACTGCACTCCCAACTTGCAGCCGACGGCGTGGTCCTGCCCCCTGACCTCCTGGACCACATCGACGGTGTTGTCGCTCCAGGAGTGACGCTCAACGCCGCGGACGAAGGCCTAGACAACCCCCACTTGCAGCCCGCGGCCCGTCGGCGCAGCGTCTGAGGCGCTCGTCGGCGCAGTCCCTAGGGCCCACGTTGCGGCCCCGCCCTGAGGTGCCTCCGCGGCATCTCATGTGGGACCCACGTCGTGGTGGATGCGGGTGCGACGGCTATAACACGACAACTTCACCTGCTACGCCCGCAGCGTCGAAGCGACGAGGTTGAGCGTCCTGACCCTCACCCTGCCGGGGGGAGGCGGGCCCACAGCCGCTCAGTGGACAGCAGCCGTCATCCGCGGCGGAATGCCAGTTTCGCCCGAGGGTGAGGCCGCAGCCCAGGCGACAAACAGGACGCCGACCTACGAGCCTGCACCGACCGCGGTGACTGCACCGGCTCGACCGGCTCGACCGGCTCGACCGGCTCCACCGGCACGACGGGCCCGTAGCCTCGATGGACGCTGATGACGCCGTCGCGGAGACCAGCTCGCGGCGTGAGCTGGTAGCCCTCCTGGGGCGCGATGTGCTGGAGAGGCCGGAAGGTGAGCGGCGTCTCAGGCCGCACCCGGGATAGCAACACGGTTGCCGCGGGCACCCCTGGCACCTACGACCCCATGCTCTCCCAGCCTCTGCCTATGCCCTGACGGGGATGCCTACGTCATGCGTCCTCTCGGTACCCAGTGTGGCAGCCCCCGGTGGAGGCCAAGGGTGGGATGCGGCATGAACGCGCCGGCTCCGAG includes:
- a CDS encoding aldo/keto reductase, which codes for MDYRTLGRTGVSVSTTCLGAMMLGPWGNPDPEEGVAIVQQALDAGINFIDTADVYSAGESERIVGKALAGGRRENVVLATKFHNAMGQDRNQRGNSRRWIMTAVEDSLRRLGTDWIDLYQVHRPSTEVDVEETLAALSDLVHQGKVRYVGSTTFPASQIVEAQWVARDRHLQRFVTEQPSYSLLTRGAENDVLPTAARHGMGVMTYSPLAGGWLSGRWRRDAADLAPTAPARQRLRERFDLALPQNQRKLEAADALGGLADQAGLSLIQMAIAFVINHPAVTSVIIGPRTLEQLHSQLAADGVVLPPDLLDHIDGVVAPGVTLNAADEGLDNPHLQPAARRRSV